The proteins below are encoded in one region of Bremerella sp. P1:
- a CDS encoding metallophosphoesterase family protein, which yields MTKFIHTADLHIDSPLRGLAVRDEAMMRRVQRATRTALERIVDLAIEQQVAFILIAGDLFDGDWKDMHSGQWVAGQFRRLADADIGVYYIRGNHDAVSQIQRKIRWPENVIELPHDNPTTIALEDIGIAIHGQGFADREVMIDLAAKYPQRVNGMFNVAMLHTSLTGNEHHDTYAPTTIETLRSRGYDYWALGHIHLRNTEPLSTEPYVAYSGNPQGRHIREPGAKGCLIAEVEGESLKEVTFHPTDSLRWQELVLDVSQETSLEGVLAKAGSAIQAGHDQHQGLGSAFRLTFCGATRVHEQLSDLIKRGEVLGEIHNAAEAIDDEIWIEKIRFETQPESQASLQDTHDLWGSIAQQFDQVQEDKEATKQLEELVKPVLDKVSAQHIALSDEGTLDERLPQWITAAEQLLRSRLGAASE from the coding sequence ATGACGAAATTCATTCACACTGCCGATCTTCATATCGACAGCCCACTGCGAGGCCTCGCCGTGCGCGACGAAGCGATGATGCGCCGCGTCCAGCGTGCGACCCGTACGGCGCTTGAGCGTATCGTCGACTTAGCAATCGAACAGCAGGTGGCGTTCATCTTGATCGCAGGTGACCTGTTCGACGGCGATTGGAAGGACATGCATTCCGGCCAGTGGGTTGCCGGTCAATTCCGCCGCTTGGCCGATGCAGATATTGGGGTCTATTACATTCGCGGCAACCATGATGCCGTCAGCCAGATTCAACGCAAGATTCGCTGGCCCGAGAACGTGATCGAACTTCCTCATGACAACCCAACGACGATTGCCCTGGAAGACATCGGTATCGCGATTCACGGCCAAGGCTTTGCCGACCGCGAAGTGATGATCGACCTCGCCGCAAAGTATCCGCAGCGCGTCAACGGGATGTTCAATGTCGCCATGCTTCACACCAGCCTGACCGGTAACGAACATCACGATACGTACGCTCCCACGACCATCGAAACACTCCGCAGCCGTGGTTACGACTACTGGGCCTTGGGGCACATTCATCTGCGAAATACAGAACCTCTTTCCACCGAGCCGTACGTCGCTTACAGCGGCAATCCTCAAGGGCGTCACATTCGCGAACCGGGTGCCAAAGGATGCCTGATTGCCGAAGTGGAAGGGGAGTCGCTCAAGGAGGTTACCTTTCATCCGACCGATTCCCTGCGTTGGCAGGAACTGGTTCTTGACGTCTCGCAGGAAACCTCGCTGGAAGGTGTTTTGGCCAAAGCAGGCTCCGCGATTCAAGCAGGCCACGACCAGCACCAGGGACTCGGGTCGGCCTTTCGTCTGACCTTCTGCGGGGCAACGAGAGTTCATGAGCAGCTGTCCGATCTGATCAAGCGGGGCGAAGTGCTGGGCGAAATTCACAACGCCGCCGAAGCCATTGACGACGAGATCTGGATCGAAAAGATCCGCTTCGAAACGCAGCCGGAGTCCCAGGCTTCGCTTCAAGATACGCACGATCTTTGGGGATCGATCGCCCAGCAGTTCGACCAGGTTCAAGAGGACAAGGAAGCGACGAAGCAGCTGGAAGAACTCGTCAAACCGGTGCTCGACAAAGTGAGTGCTCAGCACATCGCCTTGAGCGACGAAGGAACCTTGGACGAGCGTCTGCCTCAGTGGATCACCGCAGCCGAGCAGCTTCTCCGCAGTCGATTAGGGGCCGCAAGCGAATGA